The Stenotrophomonas sp. ASS1 genome segment GACGAACATCGGCGTGCCGGTGCGCATGATGTCCTCACCGGCATCGGGCGCCACCGGCAGGAACAGGCGCACCGCGTACAGTGCCGCCTCGGCCAGGAACACCGCCGCCGCCAGACGGCAGCTGGTGCGCTGCTGCACGGGGGCATGCCGCAGCAGCAGCCATGCGATCCAGCCATCGACCAGCAGCGTGAACACACTGAACACCTGCAGGCGCACGCCCAGGTCCGGCCAGAGCACCAGGAAGGCGAAGATGCAGGCCATGAACGCGGCTGCCATCAACAACGGCCGCCACAGCGGCAGCGGCTGTTCCAGATGCAGCGCCACGCCGCGCAGCATCAGCACCGCGCAGCCGGCCATCGCCGCATTCCCGGCCAGTATGACCGGCACCAACGGCAGGTAGGGGCGCAGCGCAAGCAGGGTCACGCCCAGGGTCAGCAGCCACAGGCTGGCGGTCCACAGGCGCAGCACCGGTTGCCCGCGCAGCACCACAAGCAGCAATGAGAACCCCACGGCGATGCCGATGCAGAGCAGGAAGCCAAGCACGGTGATGGTGGGGAAATCCAGGGACATGCGGCGCTCATCGGCCGGGGCGGCGCGCGCATCTTAGCGCCTTGCGGTGCGATCCCCGTGGCACGGCCTGGCCCGATGGCGATGCCGGGTCTGAAAACGGCGAGCATGACGGCCGGTGCGTGCGCAGAATCCGGGGAAAACCAAGGAGACGCCCATGCATGCGTGGTACCTCGGTGGCCTCGACCACCGCCCCTTCCAGCACCTGTTCGAGAAGAGTGACACCGCGCTGGCTGCGCTGGGCATCCAGCGTCGCTGGGCCGGCGAAACAGGAGGACACCCCTGCCGGATCGGCCTGAGCGATCCGCCCAGCGGCAGCGAGCTGCTGCTGTTGTCCCATGTGCACCTGCCGCTGCACTCGCCCTATCACGCCTCGGGCCCGATCTTCGTGCAGCGTGGCGTAACGCGCTGCGTGCTGCCGCCGGGTGAGGTACCCGCCTATGTACAGCGCCGTACGATCTCGTTGCGCGCCTATGACCACGCTGCATTGATGCTGGCCGCAGAGATCAGCGCGGGCACTGATGTTGCCGCCCGGCTGGACGCGCTGTTTGCCGACCCTGCCGTGGCCTTCGTGCAACTGCACAACGCGGCCCACGGCTGCTTCTCGTGCCAGGCAGATCGAGTGGGTATGGCGCCGACGTAGCAGGATCTCCACGACGTGATCGATGCCACGCCGATCCCGTGACCGCCAACGCATCCGTTCAGCCCCACGTGAAGCCTGCGGGAAGGGCTTCACACCCCCAGTCACGGATCGGCGCTTCGGTGGTTCCTCAGCCTGCATCGCGACTCGATACTCGCCGTGGTGCCGCCGAAAGTCCGCCGTGCAGCGCAGCTCCTGCGGTCACCGTTCTCTTTCGACGACCACAAGGAAGCGCCATGTCATTCCGATCCACACCGCTGTTGCTGGCCACCTCGTTCGCCGCTGCGGGCCTGTGCCTGGCCGGCAACGCATTCGCCCACGGCACCATGACCACACCGGTCAGCCGCGTCTATGCCTGTTTCCAGGGCAATCCGGAGAACCCGACCAACCCGGCCTGCGCCGCCGCGAAAGCGGTGGGCGGTTCGCAGGCGTTCTACGACTGGAATGGCATCAACCAGGCCAATGCCAACGGCAACCACCAGGCCGTGGTGCCCGATGGCAAGCTGTGCAGCGGCAACAACCCGACCTTCCGCGGGCTGGATGTTAACCGCAGCGACTGGCAGACCACACCGATCCAGCCAGACGCCAGCGGCAAGTTCACCTTCGTGTTCAAGGCGACCGCGCCGCACGCCACGCGTGACTGGCGCTTCTTCGTCACCCGCGACGGCTGGCAACCGGGCAGCCCGCTGCGCTGGGCCGATCTGCAGGAGTTCTGCACGCTGGGCAACACGCCGCTGTCGGCCGATGGCACCTACAAGCTGCAGTGCACGCTGCCACAGCGCAGCGGCCAGCATGTGATCTACAACACCTGGCAGCGCTCGGATTCGACCGAAGCGTTCTACACCTGCATGGACGTGCGCTTTGAAGGAGGCGGTGGCAGCACCCCGCCCGCAGCGCAGTGGCAGGATGCCGGCCCGGTCACCGCGCGCGGCGAGCTGCCGGTCGGCGCCACCCTGGCGTTGCGCGTGTTCAACGCCAACGGCAATGATGTCGAACGCGTGGAAGCGACCCTGGCCAGTGGCCAGACTGCGGCCGCGCAGTGGCCGTTGGCGCTGGCCCGCAAGGTCAATACCAGCGCCCAGCACGCACGCGTGGGTGTGCTCAGCAATGGCGTGATCACACCGACGGCCTCGGCCACCGCCAACCGCGTGTACCTGAAGGATGGCAACCGCTTCCAGCTCGATACCCAGGTGCCCGACCCCGGCACGCCATCACCGGGCGGTGATTTCGACCACGTGTATCCCGCCGGTATCGGCAGCTACGTGCCGGGCCAGACCGTGGTGAAGGGCGGCGACGGCAAGCTGTATGCCTGCCGCCCGTTCCCGGAAGGTGCATGGTGCAACGTCAACGCCGAAGCCTACCGGCCGGGCGTGGGTGCAGCATGGCGCGATGCGTGGATCGCGTACTGAGGCAGTGATGCGGGAGGCGGTGCACAGTGCACCGCCTTTCGCCCGGATGGCGGCACAGAGAGCACCGTGTTGCAGATCGAACACAGCCGCCATCGATTTCAAACTTGTCCGATGTTGCCGACGGCCCTGCATGTGAAGACTGCGCGAGGTTTCCCACACTTCGCAAAGGAGTTCCTGCATGCATCTGTCCCACCGGGCAGTCCTCGCTCTGTCCGTCGTTGCCGGCCTGGCTCTGTCCGGCAGCGCCCTCGCCCACGGCACCATGTCCAAGCCGCTCAGCCGCGTGAAGCAGTGCCACGAAGGCAATCCGGAAAACCCGACCAACCCGGCCTGTGCCGCGGCCAAGGCCATCGGCGGCGCGCAGCCGTTCTATGACTGGAGCGCGATCGCCCACGGCAACGCCAATGGCAACCACCGCGACCTGGTGCGCGATGGCGAGCTGTGCAGCGCCAGCATCCCCAAGTACCGCGGCCTCGATCTGAATCGCAGCGACTGGCCGACCACGCCGGTGCGCGCCGATTCGCGTGGCCGCTACACCTTCG includes the following:
- a CDS encoding DUF1203 domain-containing protein, with protein sequence MHAWYLGGLDHRPFQHLFEKSDTALAALGIQRRWAGETGGHPCRIGLSDPPSGSELLLLSHVHLPLHSPYHASGPIFVQRGVTRCVLPPGEVPAYVQRRTISLRAYDHAALMLAAEISAGTDVAARLDALFADPAVAFVQLHNAAHGCFSCQADRVGMAPT
- a CDS encoding lytic polysaccharide monooxygenase, coding for MSFRSTPLLLATSFAAAGLCLAGNAFAHGTMTTPVSRVYACFQGNPENPTNPACAAAKAVGGSQAFYDWNGINQANANGNHQAVVPDGKLCSGNNPTFRGLDVNRSDWQTTPIQPDASGKFTFVFKATAPHATRDWRFFVTRDGWQPGSPLRWADLQEFCTLGNTPLSADGTYKLQCTLPQRSGQHVIYNTWQRSDSTEAFYTCMDVRFEGGGGSTPPAAQWQDAGPVTARGELPVGATLALRVFNANGNDVERVEATLASGQTAAAQWPLALARKVNTSAQHARVGVLSNGVITPTASATANRVYLKDGNRFQLDTQVPDPGTPSPGGDFDHVYPAGIGSYVPGQTVVKGGDGKLYACRPFPEGAWCNVNAEAYRPGVGAAWRDAWIAY